A region from the Cryptosporangium arvum DSM 44712 genome encodes:
- a CDS encoding class I SAM-dependent methyltransferase, with amino-acid sequence MDGHQPGDALNRPSHPTASLPEVRARTEISRLLTETPIPPEDLTKNLGLYQSKESVATILAMNDVYRRIRSIPGVIMEFGSLWGRRLALLIALREIYEPYDYTRRIIGFDTFTGLPDLHRNDGSSVEVRPGSMSVPPDYARHLEQVLHVHEMESCHAHIQRFEVRQGDVRRTLPEYLTSNPETIVSLAYFDLDLYEPTIACLEALRPRLVPGSVLAFDQLVHRNFPGETIAVLESLGLRLKSVEKLPYLRSPSIVTV; translated from the coding sequence ATGGACGGTCACCAGCCGGGCGACGCTCTCAATCGGCCCAGTCATCCCACCGCGAGTCTCCCGGAAGTCCGGGCACGGACGGAGATCTCCCGGCTGTTGACGGAAACGCCGATTCCGCCGGAAGACTTGACGAAGAATCTCGGGCTCTATCAATCCAAGGAGAGCGTCGCAACCATTCTGGCCATGAACGACGTCTACCGGCGTATTCGATCGATCCCGGGCGTCATCATGGAGTTCGGCTCGCTCTGGGGCCGCCGGTTGGCCCTTCTCATCGCGCTCCGCGAGATCTACGAGCCGTACGACTACACCCGGCGGATCATCGGTTTCGATACGTTCACCGGTCTTCCCGACCTCCATCGGAACGACGGGTCCTCCGTGGAGGTGCGGCCCGGATCGATGTCGGTGCCGCCGGACTACGCCCGCCATCTCGAACAGGTGCTGCACGTTCACGAGATGGAGAGTTGCCATGCGCATATCCAGCGCTTCGAGGTGAGACAAGGGGACGTCCGCCGGACGCTGCCGGAGTATCTGACGTCGAATCCCGAGACGATAGTGAGCCTGGCCTATTTTGATCTCGACCTTTATGAGCCCACCATTGCCTGCTTGGAGGCTCTTCGCCCCCGGCTCGTTCCGGGAAGCGTCTTGGCGTTCGATCAGCTCGTGCACCGAAACTTCCCGGGCGAGACCATCGCCGTTCTGGAGTCGTTGGGACTGCGCCTGAAGTCGGTGGAGAAGCTGCCCTACCTGCGGTCGCCAAGTATCGTGACGGTCTGA
- a CDS encoding glycoside hydrolase family 36 protein, whose translation MAELVGDPSRARVYEHGWQSWSPTGIYPATGTSQRPADATAQTMVYRPGRPAPARGFQGEGLIAVQPAPHAPVHIWSSSAPERTVPSIRVRAERDRLVVSADSEVTVSVHDTGLGTALARWAESLAVRLGVGPVRPTPPVWCSWYCYWEAVTAEAVLANLDAIVDARLPVEVIQVDDGWEAGIGEWRAGGDWAGSLTGVAARVRDAGLRPGLWLAPFLVGARCTLAADHPDWLVGGADAGHNWGQDLAVLDITRPAAAEHLTGMLRALADAGFDYFKLDFLYAGALAGRRYADCSPEAAYREGLELIRAALPEGTTLVGCGAPLLPSIGLVDAMRVGPDVAGEGARETPERRPAAIRTGSARSFQHARWWVNDPDCLLLRPEVPDREEWAGYVSSSGGVAGFSDPVWQLDEWGLDTARRLLRPSSTEHVDLV comes from the coding sequence GTGGCAGAGCTTGTCGGTGACCCGTCCCGCGCGCGGGTGTACGAGCACGGCTGGCAGTCGTGGAGCCCGACCGGCATCTATCCGGCCACCGGGACCTCGCAGCGGCCGGCGGACGCCACGGCGCAGACGATGGTGTACCGGCCGGGCCGCCCGGCCCCGGCCCGCGGGTTCCAAGGCGAGGGACTGATCGCCGTCCAGCCGGCCCCGCACGCCCCGGTGCACATCTGGTCGTCGTCCGCTCCCGAGCGTACGGTGCCGTCGATCCGGGTCCGGGCCGAGCGCGACCGCCTGGTCGTCTCGGCCGATTCGGAGGTCACCGTGTCGGTCCACGACACCGGCTTGGGAACCGCGCTGGCGCGGTGGGCGGAGTCGCTCGCGGTCCGCTTGGGTGTCGGGCCGGTACGACCCACGCCGCCGGTCTGGTGCTCCTGGTACTGCTACTGGGAGGCGGTCACCGCCGAGGCGGTGCTGGCCAACCTCGACGCCATCGTGGACGCGCGCCTTCCGGTCGAGGTCATCCAGGTCGACGACGGGTGGGAGGCCGGCATCGGCGAATGGAGAGCCGGCGGCGACTGGGCCGGCTCGCTCACCGGGGTGGCCGCGCGCGTGCGCGACGCCGGGCTTCGCCCGGGCCTGTGGCTGGCGCCGTTCCTCGTCGGCGCCCGCTGCACGCTGGCCGCCGATCACCCGGACTGGCTGGTCGGCGGGGCCGACGCCGGTCATAACTGGGGTCAGGACCTCGCGGTGCTCGACATCACCCGTCCGGCGGCGGCCGAGCATCTGACCGGGATGCTGCGCGCGCTCGCCGACGCCGGGTTCGACTACTTCAAACTGGACTTCCTCTACGCCGGCGCGCTGGCGGGGCGCCGGTACGCCGACTGCAGCCCGGAGGCGGCTTACCGGGAAGGGCTGGAGCTGATCCGAGCCGCGCTGCCGGAGGGAACCACGCTTGTCGGTTGCGGCGCGCCCCTCCTGCCGAGCATCGGGCTGGTCGACGCCATGCGGGTCGGTCCGGACGTCGCCGGGGAGGGGGCGCGGGAGACTCCGGAGCGCCGGCCGGCCGCGATCCGGACCGGCAGCGCTCGCTCCTTCCAGCACGCCCGGTGGTGGGTCAACGACCCCGATTGCCTCCTTCTGCGCCCGGAGGTGCCCGACCGGGAGGAATGGGCCGGGTACGTCAGCTCCTCCGGGGGCGTCGCCGGGTTCAGCGATCCGGTCTGGCAGCTCGACGAGTGGGGTCTGGATACTGCGCGCCGGCTGCTGCGCCCGTCCTCGACCGAGCACGTCGACCTCGTCTAG
- the fxsT gene encoding FxSxx-COOH system tetratricopeptide repeat protein, whose protein sequence is MENADADEPRRPIAARIAARGRRAWRLPQRLLAEAGVGLLAGIAVYAGILANLQDGLRGAQLGQALVASTLSGLLALLTARAGGFAVRRGRHAPPAGPTEDTAPTPARPLAMSNLHPRNQNFTGREAILADLATRFGDPAAASGPVGQVLYGLGGVGKTQLALEYAHRRRADYDVVWWIAAEEGTTVAAELAALARRLGVAEVADQADMTDALWNVLRDGIRWLLIFDNAENGGDLEPYWPAIGGHVLVTSRNPHWAGLAGTVEVDVLDRAESVAFLRSRVATDVEATRDLADALGDLPLALEQAAAYVSQTKITVSAYVELVRDRLPDVLHRGEPFAHKEPVATTWSIALDQLNLRAPAAAELLTLCAMLAPDDIPRGLPVQGAARLPDRLREAVADPLTYADAVGALVRFSLVSAHDDSLSVHRLVQAVVRTRAGPADEPFWATRALHLIADAFPFATDEPASWPGCERMLPHALTVVARTERLGVEPDRTAELLTSAGSYLAERFRLKDAASAFQRALAIDESAHGPQHPLVAVDLGYLAAVAQSGGELHEARQYMERAVAITSAAYGPDHEAVAEARNSLGRTLQNLGEWPAARTELEEALEILMQVFSPDHPRIAAVRNTLGGVLQDLDDLAGARDQLEQALAVDEAAFGPDDPAVASICGNLGRVLQQMGETDAARAQLERALEIDERRYGSSHPRFAVDLNNLGRLLHDLGDLTGARRLLERALEIDEETLGSGRYQVAMRANNLGGVLQDLGDVQGARAHYERALTIIERSFGPQHRSLAVVRSNLGTLLRQAGDESGAREQFALAVDITTATFGPDNPETQRARSLLERSAPVAGPPTATYPVPPVGPTE, encoded by the coding sequence ATGGAGAATGCAGACGCGGACGAGCCGAGACGGCCCATCGCGGCCAGAATCGCCGCCCGCGGTCGACGTGCCTGGAGGCTCCCCCAGCGACTGCTCGCGGAGGCCGGGGTCGGGCTCCTGGCGGGGATCGCCGTGTACGCCGGGATCCTCGCCAACCTGCAGGACGGGCTGCGCGGCGCACAGCTCGGGCAGGCACTCGTCGCCTCCACGTTGTCCGGCCTGCTGGCGCTGTTGACGGCCCGGGCCGGCGGCTTCGCCGTACGCCGCGGTCGCCACGCGCCGCCCGCCGGGCCGACGGAGGACACCGCGCCCACACCGGCTCGGCCTCTCGCGATGTCGAACCTCCATCCCCGCAACCAGAACTTCACCGGCCGGGAGGCGATCCTCGCTGACCTTGCGACGCGGTTCGGGGATCCGGCGGCCGCGTCCGGGCCGGTCGGGCAAGTGCTGTACGGGCTCGGCGGAGTCGGCAAGACCCAGCTCGCGCTGGAGTACGCCCACCGTCGCCGCGCCGACTACGACGTGGTGTGGTGGATCGCGGCCGAGGAGGGCACGACGGTGGCCGCCGAACTGGCCGCGTTGGCTCGCCGGCTGGGCGTGGCCGAGGTCGCCGACCAGGCGGACATGACCGACGCACTGTGGAACGTGCTGCGCGACGGCATCCGTTGGCTCCTGATCTTCGACAACGCAGAGAACGGCGGTGACCTCGAGCCCTACTGGCCGGCCATCGGCGGCCATGTGCTGGTGACGTCCCGCAACCCGCACTGGGCCGGGCTGGCCGGGACGGTCGAAGTGGACGTGCTGGACCGGGCCGAGTCGGTCGCGTTTCTCCGGTCCCGGGTCGCCACGGACGTCGAGGCGACCCGGGATCTCGCCGACGCGCTCGGCGATCTGCCACTCGCGCTGGAGCAGGCCGCGGCTTACGTCAGCCAGACGAAGATCACCGTGTCCGCGTACGTCGAGCTGGTCCGGGACCGGCTTCCGGACGTGCTGCACCGCGGCGAGCCGTTCGCGCACAAGGAGCCGGTCGCGACCACGTGGTCGATCGCGCTGGACCAGCTCAACCTTCGGGCCCCCGCCGCCGCCGAGCTGCTCACGTTATGCGCGATGCTGGCACCGGACGACATCCCGCGCGGCCTGCCGGTCCAGGGCGCGGCGAGGCTGCCGGACCGGCTGCGCGAGGCGGTGGCGGACCCGTTGACCTATGCCGACGCGGTCGGCGCCCTGGTCCGCTTCTCGCTGGTCAGTGCCCACGACGACTCGTTGAGCGTGCATCGGCTGGTGCAGGCGGTCGTGCGCACGCGGGCGGGCCCGGCCGATGAGCCGTTCTGGGCGACACGTGCCCTGCACTTGATCGCCGACGCGTTCCCCTTCGCCACCGACGAACCGGCGAGCTGGCCGGGATGTGAGCGGATGCTGCCGCACGCGCTGACGGTCGTGGCGCGCACGGAGCGGCTCGGCGTCGAGCCCGATCGCACTGCGGAACTGCTCACCTCGGCGGGCAGTTACCTGGCCGAGCGGTTCCGGCTGAAGGACGCGGCCAGCGCCTTCCAGCGCGCGCTGGCCATCGACGAGTCCGCACACGGCCCACAGCATCCGCTGGTCGCCGTCGACCTCGGCTACCTGGCCGCGGTGGCGCAGTCCGGGGGCGAACTCCACGAGGCCCGGCAGTACATGGAGCGGGCGGTCGCGATCACCTCGGCGGCCTACGGTCCGGACCACGAAGCCGTGGCCGAGGCACGCAACAGCCTCGGGCGGACCCTGCAGAACCTCGGCGAGTGGCCGGCGGCTCGGACCGAGCTGGAGGAGGCGCTGGAGATCCTGATGCAGGTCTTCTCACCGGACCACCCGCGCATCGCGGCGGTCCGCAACACACTCGGTGGTGTGCTCCAGGACCTCGACGACCTCGCCGGCGCACGGGACCAGCTCGAGCAGGCGCTCGCCGTCGACGAGGCGGCGTTCGGTCCGGACGATCCGGCGGTCGCGTCGATCTGCGGCAACCTCGGCCGCGTCCTGCAGCAGATGGGCGAGACCGACGCGGCCCGCGCCCAGCTCGAGCGCGCGCTGGAGATCGACGAACGCAGGTACGGCTCGAGCCATCCCCGGTTCGCCGTCGACTTGAACAACCTGGGTCGTCTGCTGCACGACCTCGGCGACCTGACCGGGGCACGCCGTCTGCTCGAACGTGCGCTGGAGATCGACGAGGAGACGCTCGGCTCCGGCCGGTACCAGGTCGCCATGCGGGCGAACAACCTGGGCGGTGTGCTGCAGGACCTCGGAGACGTGCAGGGCGCGCGGGCGCACTACGAGCGGGCACTCACGATCATCGAGCGGTCGTTCGGGCCGCAGCACCGCTCACTCGCGGTGGTCCGGAGCAACCTGGGAACGCTACTGCGGCAAGCGGGCGACGAGTCCGGTGCCCGCGAGCAGTTCGCGCTCGCCGTCGACATCACCACCGCCACCTTCGGCCCGGACAACCCGGAGACCCAGCGGGCCCGTTCGCTCCTGGAACGCTCGGCACCGGTCGCCGGGCCGCCGACGGCCACCTACCCGGTCCCACCGGTCGGTCCCACCGAGTGA
- a CDS encoding transketolase-like TK C-terminal-containing protein produces the protein MNQLRHDIDIDIDATTGTEVLDEISRKVLWLSTAIVDAANHGRPNTSGVKVGGHQASSASMVDIMVSLWFSELSRHDRVSVKPHASPVLHAINYLLGDLDPKYLTSLRAQGGLQSYPSRLKDPDTVDFSTGSVGIGATAAIWAAMAHRYVASHFDTAPKAGRFVSLLGDAELDEGAIWEAVADPSVARLGELLWIVDLNRQSLDRVVPDVQIHRLMGMFDAAGWQVITLKWGRAISALFERPGGDELRARLEAMPNEEYQRLLRVDTSLVADRIAGERGSAGLRALLASLPAAELAAAIRDLGGHDHGLLLDTYDSVESTRPTVIFAYTVKGRGLPTEGHPNNHSALLSEAQMATLAEAVGADPADPWRTFAPGSRAAELCGRRAAALERPPTPSRRPDVLPAALSRPHRKAISTQAALGRFMADLTREAPAAAARVVTCSPDVASSTNLGGWINKTGVWSAQDRPDWFADDTERVLKWSEVTTGQHIELGIAEVNLVGLLGELGATWSRWGERLIPIATLYDPFISRALEPWSYGIYAGGQSIIVGTPSGVTLAPEGGAHQSITTPSIGLEQPGCVAWEPAFAQDLEWCLLEAMNQVGVPGGTSGYFRLSTRPIDPGLAALPLDEVLRERRRRQAVAGGYRITAHSPADEQVTLVGAGAILPEVVAAAELLSSQGVTAGVVCLTSPDLVFRSAQGRGSDISAALFPAEHPAPLVTVLDGHPHTLSFLAGLRGDRTINLGVTEFGQSSGVDDAYRLHGIDVASIVDAALTLTGR, from the coding sequence ATGAACCAGCTGCGGCACGACATCGACATCGACATCGACGCCACCACCGGCACGGAGGTGCTGGACGAGATCTCGCGGAAGGTGCTCTGGCTCTCGACCGCCATCGTGGACGCGGCCAACCACGGCCGGCCCAACACCAGCGGCGTCAAGGTGGGCGGGCACCAGGCGTCGAGCGCGTCGATGGTCGACATCATGGTGTCGCTGTGGTTCTCCGAGCTGAGCCGCCACGACCGCGTCTCGGTCAAGCCGCACGCCTCGCCGGTGCTGCACGCCATCAACTACCTGCTCGGTGACCTCGACCCGAAGTACCTGACCTCGCTGCGCGCCCAGGGCGGGCTGCAGTCCTACCCGAGCCGGCTGAAGGACCCCGACACCGTCGACTTCTCGACCGGGTCGGTCGGCATCGGCGCCACCGCGGCGATCTGGGCGGCGATGGCGCACCGCTACGTCGCCTCGCACTTCGACACCGCACCGAAAGCGGGGCGTTTCGTCAGCCTCCTCGGCGACGCCGAACTGGACGAGGGCGCCATCTGGGAGGCGGTCGCGGACCCGTCGGTCGCACGGCTGGGCGAGCTGCTGTGGATCGTCGACCTCAACCGGCAGTCGCTCGACCGCGTGGTGCCCGACGTCCAGATCCACCGGCTGATGGGGATGTTCGACGCCGCCGGCTGGCAGGTGATCACCCTCAAGTGGGGCCGCGCCATCTCGGCGCTGTTCGAGCGGCCGGGCGGCGACGAGTTGCGGGCCCGCCTCGAGGCGATGCCCAACGAGGAGTACCAGCGGCTGCTGCGGGTCGACACCTCGCTGGTCGCCGACCGCATCGCCGGCGAGCGGGGGTCGGCCGGGCTGCGTGCGCTGCTCGCGTCGCTGCCCGCCGCGGAGCTGGCGGCGGCCATCCGCGATCTGGGCGGGCACGACCACGGTCTACTGCTCGACACCTACGACTCCGTGGAGTCGACCCGGCCGACCGTGATCTTCGCCTACACGGTCAAAGGTCGCGGGCTACCCACCGAGGGTCACCCCAACAACCACTCCGCCCTGCTGTCCGAGGCGCAGATGGCCACCCTCGCCGAGGCGGTCGGGGCCGACCCGGCCGACCCGTGGCGCACGTTCGCGCCCGGCTCGCGCGCCGCCGAACTGTGCGGGCGGCGGGCCGCGGCGCTGGAGCGGCCGCCGACCCCGTCCCGCCGGCCGGACGTGCTGCCCGCGGCCCTCTCCCGCCCGCACCGCAAAGCCATCTCGACGCAGGCCGCGCTCGGCCGGTTCATGGCCGATCTGACCCGCGAAGCGCCCGCCGCCGCCGCGCGCGTGGTCACCTGCAGCCCCGACGTCGCCTCCTCCACGAACCTGGGCGGCTGGATCAACAAGACCGGGGTCTGGTCGGCGCAGGACCGCCCGGACTGGTTCGCCGACGACACCGAGCGTGTCCTGAAGTGGTCGGAGGTGACCACCGGCCAGCACATCGAGCTGGGCATCGCCGAGGTCAACCTGGTCGGCCTGCTCGGCGAGCTGGGAGCGACGTGGTCGCGGTGGGGCGAACGGCTGATCCCGATCGCGACCCTCTACGACCCGTTCATCTCACGCGCCCTCGAGCCCTGGTCGTACGGCATCTACGCCGGTGGGCAGTCGATCATCGTCGGTACCCCCTCCGGCGTGACGCTCGCGCCCGAGGGCGGTGCCCACCAATCCATCACGACGCCGTCGATCGGGCTCGAGCAGCCCGGGTGCGTCGCCTGGGAACCGGCCTTCGCCCAGGACCTCGAGTGGTGCCTGCTCGAGGCGATGAACCAGGTCGGCGTCCCCGGCGGGACCTCCGGCTACTTCCGCCTGTCCACCCGGCCGATCGACCCGGGGCTGGCCGCGCTCCCGCTCGACGAGGTGCTGCGTGAACGCCGCCGGCGCCAGGCCGTCGCCGGCGGCTACCGGATCACCGCCCACTCCCCCGCCGACGAGCAGGTGACGCTGGTCGGCGCCGGTGCCATCCTCCCCGAGGTCGTCGCCGCGGCCGAGCTCCTGTCGAGCCAGGGCGTCACCGCGGGCGTCGTCTGCCTGACCAGCCCGGACCTGGTCTTCCGGTCCGCCCAGGGGCGCGGCAGCGACATCAGCGCGGCGCTGTTCCCCGCCGAGCACCCCGCGCCGCTGGTGACCGTGCTGGACGGCCACCCCCACACGCTGTCCTTCCTGGCCGGTCTCCGCGGCGACCGCACGATCAACCTGGGCGTCACCGAGTTCGGCCAGTCGTCCGGCGTGGACGACGCCTACCGCCTGCACGGAATCGACGTCGCCTCGATCGTGGACGCCGCCCTCACGCTCACGGGACGGTGA
- a CDS encoding Lrp/AsnC family transcriptional regulator: MPKHESRMARRTVHLDEVDRQLLDLLRKDARAPVNQLARAVRLSPAPVSRRIARLEQEGVIRGYVTVVDDRAAGDVHAFVEIRLTGETETGELEEWLRRMDEVENFFTVAGDPDVLVRLRVHDVDHLQRVVNSIRRTGKVTGTKTMIVMYDWTRGEDVDGG; this comes from the coding sequence ATGCCGAAGCACGAATCCCGGATGGCACGGCGGACCGTCCACCTGGACGAGGTCGACCGGCAACTGCTCGACCTGCTCCGCAAGGACGCCCGCGCGCCCGTCAACCAGCTGGCGCGGGCCGTCCGGCTCTCACCCGCGCCGGTCAGTCGACGGATCGCCCGGCTGGAGCAGGAAGGAGTGATCCGCGGCTACGTCACGGTCGTCGACGACCGGGCCGCGGGTGACGTGCACGCGTTCGTGGAGATCCGGCTCACCGGCGAGACCGAGACCGGGGAACTCGAGGAGTGGCTGCGCCGGATGGACGAGGTGGAGAACTTCTTCACCGTCGCCGGCGACCCGGACGTCCTGGTCCGCCTGCGTGTTCACGACGTCGATCACCTGCAGCGCGTCGTCAACTCCATCCGCCGCACCGGGAAGGTGACCGGCACCAAGACGATGATCGTCATGTACGACTGGACTCGCGGGGAGGACGTCGACGGCGGGTGA
- a CDS encoding GlxA family transcriptional regulator — MRSRTVVIFLFDGAQPLDFTGPYDAFTGAARYHSSPDGPPYVVRTASIGRRPVRLAGGLTVLPDLDIEDVRRPDILLVPGGPGAEVPNPEVAARLRTLGPEAERLASVCTGSLLLAEAGLLDGKRATTHWSFCGHFAQAYPRVHVQRYPIFVEDDGVFTSAGVTAGIDLALALIEEDCGRELALRVARLLVVFVRRPGHQAQFSAQLAVQSSGSTRLRDVRAWIADHLDEDLSVTALAERTRMSARHFARLFLSETGTTPGHYVEQVRVEAAQRMLTDTPDNVDRIARRCGWGTSEAMRRAFVRQAGESPAGYRQRNVSWAGGSPAEVRPVTRRRRPPRESSRT, encoded by the coding sequence ATGCGCTCCCGGACCGTGGTCATCTTCCTCTTCGACGGCGCGCAGCCACTCGACTTCACCGGCCCCTACGACGCGTTCACCGGGGCCGCCCGGTACCACTCGTCCCCGGACGGCCCGCCCTACGTCGTCCGCACCGCGTCGATCGGCCGCCGTCCGGTGCGCCTGGCCGGAGGGCTGACCGTCCTGCCGGACCTGGACATCGAGGACGTCCGCCGGCCCGACATCCTCCTGGTTCCCGGCGGACCGGGCGCCGAGGTCCCGAACCCCGAGGTCGCCGCGCGGCTTCGCACCCTGGGCCCGGAGGCCGAGCGCCTGGCCTCGGTCTGCACCGGCTCACTCCTGCTGGCCGAGGCCGGGCTGCTGGACGGCAAGCGGGCCACCACGCACTGGTCGTTCTGCGGCCACTTCGCGCAGGCGTACCCCCGGGTCCACGTGCAGCGCTACCCGATCTTCGTCGAGGACGACGGGGTGTTCACCTCCGCCGGCGTCACCGCCGGAATCGACCTGGCGCTCGCGCTCATCGAAGAGGACTGCGGCCGCGAACTCGCTCTGCGGGTAGCGCGCCTGCTCGTGGTCTTCGTGCGCCGGCCGGGCCACCAGGCGCAGTTCAGCGCTCAGCTGGCGGTCCAATCGTCCGGCTCGACCAGGCTTCGTGACGTCCGGGCGTGGATAGCCGACCACCTCGACGAGGACCTGTCGGTCACCGCTCTCGCCGAGCGGACCCGGATGTCGGCCCGGCACTTCGCCCGGCTGTTCCTGAGCGAGACCGGAACGACCCCCGGTCACTACGTCGAGCAGGTCCGGGTCGAGGCGGCCCAGCGGATGCTCACCGATACACCGGACAACGTCGACCGGATCGCCCGCCGGTGCGGGTGGGGCACGTCGGAGGCGATGCGCCGCGCCTTCGTCCGGCAGGCCGGCGAGTCACCCGCCGGTTACCGGCAGCGCAACGTGTCCTGGGCGGGCGGAAGCCCGGCGGAGGTCCGGCCGGTCACCCGCCGTCGACGTCCTCCCCGCGAGTCCAGTCGTACATGA
- a CDS encoding sugar ABC transporter substrate-binding protein, translating to MTRRVAGLTGLALVALGLVACGDSGDQASGDCRKTYTIGFSHPISEAAFVKALKKEIQGQADTIGCVEMLFDDTQANDLESQRNTVETWVTQRVDAVVVLPVDAKALSPLQKQAQSSKIKWLQYATPGDGVDGYTGFDNVRSGQIVGQAAVDWIKQQQVSGKVTAAISSISALPDVKGRWVEPQKLIPAAGVKVVSLQDCADQTCGLEQAEALLNAHPDLRVYIGANDDAALGALKAFQSRGIDPKSVFIAGQDGNIEALKAVKAGGAYRVSAAIDLVDLAHAIVQNSINAVEGSGETETEAAVIPASLTDPAKLDELIAQLGG from the coding sequence ATGACAAGACGGGTGGCCGGCCTGACCGGCCTGGCGTTAGTCGCGCTCGGGCTCGTCGCCTGCGGCGACTCGGGCGACCAGGCCTCGGGTGACTGCCGGAAGACCTACACGATCGGATTCAGTCACCCGATCAGCGAGGCGGCCTTCGTCAAGGCCCTCAAGAAGGAGATCCAGGGTCAGGCCGACACGATCGGCTGCGTCGAGATGTTGTTCGACGACACCCAGGCCAACGACCTGGAGTCCCAGCGCAACACGGTCGAGACCTGGGTGACCCAGCGCGTCGACGCGGTCGTCGTGCTCCCGGTGGACGCGAAGGCGCTCTCTCCGCTGCAGAAGCAGGCGCAGTCGTCGAAGATCAAATGGTTGCAGTACGCGACACCCGGCGACGGCGTGGACGGGTACACCGGCTTCGACAACGTGCGCAGCGGACAGATCGTCGGCCAGGCGGCCGTCGACTGGATCAAGCAGCAGCAGGTCAGCGGGAAGGTGACCGCGGCCATCAGCTCGATCAGCGCTCTGCCGGACGTTAAGGGCCGCTGGGTGGAGCCGCAGAAGCTGATCCCCGCCGCCGGCGTGAAGGTGGTGTCGCTGCAGGACTGCGCCGACCAGACGTGCGGGCTGGAGCAGGCCGAGGCGCTGCTCAACGCGCACCCGGACCTCCGGGTCTACATCGGGGCGAACGACGACGCGGCCCTGGGTGCGCTCAAGGCGTTCCAGAGCAGGGGCATCGACCCGAAGTCGGTGTTCATCGCCGGTCAGGACGGCAACATCGAGGCGTTGAAAGCCGTCAAGGCCGGTGGCGCCTACCGGGTGTCGGCCGCGATCGACCTGGTCGACCTGGCGCACGCGATCGTGCAGAACTCGATCAACGCGGTCGAGGGGTCGGGGGAGACCGAGACCGAGGCCGCGGTCATTCCCGCCTCGCTCACGGATCCGGCGAAGCTCGACGAGCTGATCGCCCAGCTGGGCGGGTGA